Proteins co-encoded in one Acidovorax sp. 69 genomic window:
- a CDS encoding gamma-glutamylcyclotransferase, whose amino-acid sequence MTNLPAPLRDPAPMLERALLDWGGHEDLWVFGYGSLIWRPDFDYAERRPAKVHGWHRALKMWSRINRGTPECPGLVFGMLSGGSCRGMVFRVDKAHARQVMINLWQREMVTAVYDPRWLVCQTPHGPVRALAFTLSRRSPNHTGELPDHEYRRIFEQACGRYGTTRDYAQATFDELRKHGIHDRALARLMALAKKEM is encoded by the coding sequence ATGACGAATCTGCCCGCGCCCTTGCGAGATCCGGCCCCCATGCTGGAGCGTGCTCTGCTGGACTGGGGCGGCCACGAGGATTTGTGGGTCTTTGGCTACGGCTCGCTCATCTGGCGCCCGGATTTTGACTATGCAGAGCGCCGCCCGGCCAAGGTGCATGGCTGGCACCGGGCCCTGAAGATGTGGAGCCGCATCAACCGGGGCACCCCCGAATGCCCGGGCCTGGTGTTTGGCATGCTCTCGGGCGGCAGTTGCCGGGGCATGGTGTTCCGGGTGGACAAGGCCCATGCCCGGCAGGTCATGATCAACCTGTGGCAGCGCGAAATGGTCACCGCCGTGTACGACCCGCGCTGGCTGGTCTGCCAGACCCCCCACGGCCCGGTGCGTGCCCTGGCCTTTACCCTGTCGCGCAGAAGCCCCAACCATACGGGCGAGCTGCCTGACCACGAATACCGCCGTATTTTTGAGCAGGCCTGCGGGCGCTATGGCACCACGCGCGACTACGCCCAGGCCACCTTTGACGAGCTGCGCAAGCATGGTATTCACGACCGGGCCCTGGCCCGTTTGATGGCGCTGGCAAAAAAAGAGATGTAG
- a CDS encoding MATE family efflux transporter, with the protein MTTEALNPRTRMLLEAPIAPTLLRLAAPNVLVMLAQAGVGLIETYFVGKLGTDALAGMALVFPVVMLMQMTSAGAMGGGIASAIARALGARRREDADALVLHALAIAAAFSLVFTVGVVGGGRWLYTRMGGTGGALDAALVYSNWVFAGAFLVWLFNTLSAVIRGTGNMAMPAYVTVLGAFVLVPLSPLLIFGWGPVPGLGIAGGAIALMAYYLVGSLVLAAYLWSPRSLLQPSLAHIRFRWVLFKDILRVGLVGTVSTVATNVAIGVTTALVGGFGTAAIAGYGTASRLEYLLVPLVFGLGAPLVAMVGTCIGAGQRERALRATWIGAAIAFVMAEAIGLWAAAFPGAWLSLFNSDPTMVEAGALYLRTVGPVYGFFGLGLVLYFASQGAGRLLWPVIGNIVRLVVAVTGGWLALRWGGGLAAVFAAQAVALVLYGVVNAWAVAGGAWFGAVGWPRRMAGLLQRMPQS; encoded by the coding sequence ATGACCACCGAGGCCCTGAACCCGCGCACCCGCATGCTGCTGGAGGCGCCCATTGCGCCCACGCTGCTGCGCCTGGCCGCGCCCAATGTGCTGGTGATGCTGGCGCAGGCGGGTGTCGGCCTGATCGAGACGTACTTTGTCGGCAAGCTGGGCACCGATGCGCTGGCGGGCATGGCGCTGGTGTTCCCGGTGGTCATGCTCATGCAGATGACGTCTGCGGGGGCCATGGGCGGTGGTATTGCGTCGGCCATCGCCCGTGCTTTGGGCGCGCGGCGGCGCGAAGATGCCGATGCGTTGGTGTTGCATGCGTTGGCGATTGCGGCAGCGTTCTCGCTGGTCTTTACCGTGGGCGTGGTGGGAGGAGGGCGCTGGCTCTACACCCGGATGGGGGGCACGGGCGGGGCGCTAGATGCCGCACTGGTCTATTCCAACTGGGTGTTTGCGGGCGCGTTCCTGGTGTGGCTGTTCAACACGCTGTCGGCGGTGATTCGCGGCACGGGCAACATGGCGATGCCGGCCTATGTCACCGTGCTGGGCGCCTTTGTGCTGGTGCCTCTGTCGCCGCTGCTTATTTTTGGCTGGGGACCGGTGCCTGGCCTGGGCATTGCGGGCGGGGCGATTGCGCTGATGGCGTATTACCTGGTCGGCAGCCTGGTGCTGGCAGCGTATCTGTGGTCGCCGCGCAGCCTGCTGCAGCCATCGTTGGCCCACATCCGGTTTCGTTGGGTGTTGTTCAAAGACATTTTGCGGGTGGGTCTGGTGGGCACCGTGTCGACCGTGGCCACCAACGTGGCGATTGGGGTGACCACCGCATTGGTCGGCGGCTTTGGCACGGCGGCCATTGCCGGGTATGGCACCGCGTCACGGCTGGAATATCTGCTGGTGCCCTTGGTGTTCGGCCTGGGCGCGCCGCTGGTGGCCATGGTGGGTACCTGCATTGGCGCAGGCCAGCGTGAACGCGCCCTGCGCGCCACCTGGATCGGTGCAGCCATCGCCTTTGTGATGGCAGAGGCCATCGGCTTATGGGCGGCTGCGTTTCCGGGTGCGTGGTTGTCGTTGTTCAACAGCGACCCCACCATGGTGGAGGCGGGTGCGTTGTATCTGCGTACGGTGGGCCCCGTGTATGGCTTTTTCGGTCTGGGCCTGGTTTTGTACTTTGCCTCGCAAGGGGCAGGGCGCTTGCTCTGGCCTGTGATCGGCAACATCGTCCGGCTGGTGGTGGCCGTGACGGGTGGCTGGTTGGCACTGCGCTGGGGCGGCGGCCTGGCGGCCGTGTTTGCCGCCCAAGCCGTAGCACTGGTGTTGTACGGCGTGGTCAATGCCTGGGCGGTGGCAGGTGGCGCATGGTTTGGCGCGGTGGGCTGGCCGCGCAGGATGGCTGGGTTGTTGCAGCGGATGCCGCAGTCCTGA
- a CDS encoding DUF5710 domain-containing protein, with translation MRINLTTPFGDKDAAKALGARWDSARKIWYVVNPQDLTPFMRWIPNLDAARDEAANGVSVPPIAPTSTKAATAGKASLVTGPTDVVAPCDCDVLPWADCAHTLG, from the coding sequence ATGCGCATCAACCTGACCACACCCTTCGGAGACAAGGATGCTGCCAAGGCCCTCGGCGCACGCTGGGACTCAGCCCGAAAGATCTGGTACGTGGTGAATCCCCAGGATCTCACTCCATTCATGCGCTGGATTCCCAATCTGGATGCAGCGAGGGATGAGGCTGCCAACGGAGTATCTGTTCCGCCCATTGCGCCGACCAGTACCAAGGCAGCCACCGCAGGCAAGGCCAGTCTGGTGACGGGACCCACGGATGTGGTGGCCCCGTGCGACTGTGACGTGTTGCCTTGGGCAGACTGCGCTCATACGCTGGGGTGA
- a CDS encoding MaoC family dehydratase — MTDTQASNPIEQSAAAALQPRYLDDLAVGDQFKSGEHAMDEAQIKAFAAQFDPQPFHLDDTAARATLFGGLAASGWHTAAITMRLQVTSGLPIAGGIVGAGGELSWPRPTRPTDVLHVVSEVVQIAPSKSKPDRGMVTVRSETRNQHGDVLQVSTVRIVVPRQPGTGAVAAA; from the coding sequence ATGACGGACACCCAGGCTTCCAACCCCATCGAGCAATCTGCAGCGGCTGCGTTGCAACCCAGGTACCTGGACGACCTGGCTGTCGGCGACCAGTTCAAAAGCGGCGAACACGCCATGGACGAGGCCCAGATCAAAGCCTTTGCTGCGCAGTTTGACCCCCAGCCTTTTCATCTGGACGACACCGCCGCCCGCGCCACGCTCTTCGGCGGCCTGGCCGCCAGCGGTTGGCACACAGCGGCCATCACCATGCGGCTGCAGGTAACCAGTGGACTGCCCATTGCGGGCGGCATCGTGGGGGCAGGGGGCGAACTGAGCTGGCCCCGGCCTACGCGCCCGACCGACGTGCTGCATGTGGTGAGCGAGGTGGTGCAGATTGCCCCGTCCAAGTCCAAACCGGACCGGGGCATGGTCACCGTGCGCAGCGAAACCCGCAACCAGCATGGCGACGTGTTGCAGGTATCCACCGTGCGCATCGTGGTGCCGCGCCAACCTGGCACTGGCGCTGTGGCGGCCGCATGA
- a CDS encoding OmpA family protein: MSSSDDDSQQRFALGFLFALIALVISVVVGTVVVQRVGAKASAKPEAAAVASNAPAAPAAAEAADDTASVRVENGVVKFYFASAKADLAAGANEALADVVKGVAEGKKAVVSGFHDATGDAALNAELAKQRALAVRDALKGLGVAEDKVELKKPEETTATGSNAEARRVEVTLGAL, encoded by the coding sequence ATGTCCAGCTCTGACGACGATAGCCAACAACGTTTTGCCCTCGGTTTTCTGTTTGCACTGATTGCGCTGGTGATCTCTGTGGTCGTGGGCACTGTGGTGGTCCAGCGTGTGGGCGCCAAGGCTTCGGCCAAGCCCGAGGCGGCAGCGGTTGCAAGCAACGCGCCAGCCGCGCCCGCTGCTGCTGAGGCAGCAGATGACACTGCCAGCGTGCGTGTGGAAAACGGCGTGGTGAAGTTCTACTTTGCCAGCGCCAAGGCAGACCTTGCCGCTGGCGCCAACGAAGCCCTGGCCGACGTGGTCAAGGGTGTGGCAGAGGGCAAGAAGGCGGTGGTGTCGGGTTTTCATGACGCCACGGGCGACGCTGCTCTGAACGCAGAATTGGCCAAGCAACGCGCCCTTGCCGTGCGCGATGCGCTCAAGGGCCTGGGCGTGGCCGAAGACAAGGTGGAGCTGAAGAAGCCCGAAGAAACCACGGCTACCGGCAGCAACGCTGAAGCGCGCCGCGTGGAAGTGACGCTGGGCGCCCTGTAA
- a CDS encoding PaaI family thioesterase — protein MTSHNHLEHWLAQERDILAQLDAGPGPGVARREQIAHMTGLEQMQAMLRAELPYAAIAKTLDFLIVEVGEGTAIFQGTPRLEHLNPMGTVHGGWFATLLDSALGCAVHTRMEPGRGYTTAELGINLVKAITPKVQRVRAEGRVIHCGRQLATAEARLVGPDGTLYAHATTTCLVFDLPAQSKA, from the coding sequence ATGACATCACACAACCACCTTGAACACTGGCTTGCGCAAGAGCGCGACATCCTTGCGCAGCTGGACGCTGGCCCCGGCCCGGGCGTGGCCCGGCGTGAGCAGATCGCCCACATGACGGGCCTTGAACAAATGCAGGCCATGCTGCGCGCCGAACTGCCCTACGCCGCCATTGCCAAGACGCTGGATTTTCTGATCGTGGAAGTGGGCGAAGGCACGGCCATTTTTCAGGGCACACCGCGCCTGGAGCACCTCAACCCCATGGGCACGGTGCACGGCGGCTGGTTTGCCACCCTGCTCGACTCGGCCCTGGGTTGTGCCGTGCACACCCGCATGGAGCCAGGGCGCGGCTACACCACGGCCGAGCTGGGCATCAACCTGGTCAAAGCCATCACGCCCAAGGTGCAGCGCGTGCGTGCCGAAGGCCGTGTGATCCACTGCGGGCGCCAACTGGCCACGGCCGAGGCGCGCCTGGTGGGGCCAGACGGCACGCTCTATGCCCACGCCACCACCACCTGCCTGGTTTTTGACTTGCCCGCACAATCAAAGGCATGA
- a CDS encoding SDR family NAD(P)-dependent oxidoreductase, protein MTLTTQTPSKSSIHFGHQGRVCIVTGGAQGIGEACARRFAVEGAKAVIVDVDDARGQALAQELGALYVRCDVGDKAQVDALVAQTLAAYGRIDVLVNNAGIFRAADFLEVTEADFDAVLRVNLRGSFLVGQAVARAMVASGGGSIVNMSSVNGVLTIPNIASYNVSKGGVNQLTRVMALALADKNIRVNAVAPGTIATELAAKAVLTSDEAKSKIMSRTPMKRLGEPSEIADVVAWLASDAASYVTGEIVTVDGGRMTLNYTVPV, encoded by the coding sequence ATGACCCTTACAACCCAAACTCCTTCTAAGTCCTCTATCCATTTTGGCCACCAAGGTCGCGTCTGCATTGTCACTGGCGGTGCGCAAGGCATCGGCGAGGCTTGCGCTCGGCGGTTTGCTGTCGAGGGCGCCAAGGCCGTGATTGTGGATGTGGACGATGCGCGCGGTCAGGCGTTGGCGCAGGAGCTGGGTGCGTTGTATGTGCGCTGCGATGTGGGCGACAAGGCCCAGGTGGATGCGCTGGTGGCGCAGACGCTGGCAGCTTATGGCCGCATCGATGTGCTGGTGAACAACGCGGGCATCTTTCGGGCCGCTGACTTTCTGGAGGTCACCGAGGCTGACTTTGATGCCGTGCTGAGGGTCAACCTCAGGGGTTCGTTCCTGGTCGGCCAGGCCGTGGCGCGGGCCATGGTGGCTTCGGGCGGCGGTTCTATCGTCAACATGAGTTCGGTCAATGGCGTGCTGACCATTCCCAATATCGCGAGCTACAACGTCAGCAAAGGGGGTGTGAACCAGCTCACACGGGTGATGGCTCTGGCATTGGCCGACAAGAACATCCGCGTAAACGCTGTGGCGCCCGGAACGATTGCGACCGAGCTGGCCGCCAAGGCGGTGCTGACCAGTGACGAAGCCAAAAGCAAGATCATGAGCCGCACGCCCATGAAGCGGCTGGGCGAACCGTCGGAGATTGCCGATGTGGTGGCCTGGCTGGCCAGCGATGCCGCCAGCTATGTGACCGGCGAGATCGTGACAGTGGATGGCGGCCGCATGACTTTGAACTACACCGTACCGGTTTGA
- a CDS encoding NTP transferase domain-containing protein, which yields MATESRSSSPTQPVVLVLASGRGERFAASGGAVHKLRAPLGSTTVLEHTLAAVRASGLPWHLEDVGHPGMGDSIAAAVRTTADAAGWLVLPGDLPLIQPATLRTIAAALADCAVAMPVHHGERGHPVGFAAECLPGLLALTGEQGAASVVREQAQQGRVRWVEVEDMGTVTDVDTVQDLDRAARLLADAPRCSPQG from the coding sequence ATGGCCACTGAGAGCCGCAGCTCGTCACCCACCCAGCCCGTGGTGCTGGTCCTGGCCTCCGGCCGGGGTGAGCGGTTTGCGGCATCAGGCGGCGCCGTGCACAAGCTGCGCGCGCCCTTGGGCAGCACAACGGTGCTGGAGCACACGCTGGCCGCCGTGCGCGCCAGCGGTTTGCCCTGGCATCTGGAGGATGTGGGGCACCCGGGCATGGGTGATTCGATCGCAGCGGCGGTGCGCACGACAGCGGATGCCGCCGGCTGGTTGGTGCTGCCAGGGGATCTGCCACTGATACAACCTGCAACCCTGCGCACCATCGCAGCCGCCCTGGCGGATTGCGCCGTAGCCATGCCGGTGCACCACGGCGAGCGTGGTCACCCGGTGGGCTTTGCAGCAGAATGCCTGCCGGGGCTTTTGGCCCTGACAGGCGAGCAGGGGGCTGCCAGCGTGGTGCGCGAGCAGGCGCAGCAGGGCAGGGTGCGTTGGGTGGAGGTGGAAGACATGGGCACGGTGACCGATGTAGACACCGTGCAGGACCTGGACCGCGCCGCGCGATTGTTGGCAGACGCACCACGGTGCTCACCTCAGGGGTGA
- a CDS encoding MarR family winged helix-turn-helix transcriptional regulator, with product MQANTFTVDSAAPPALQVLPQGCTNFKLRQLMRRVAHHYDVEMAQSGLKTTQYSLLSHVLKLGPIRPGDLAVVMKMDASTLTRNLRPLIDAGWVTLEAGADARSRLVHITDTGRDKRAEAKRHWKAAQLALNETLGADRVMALHALVDDSLALLAALPAQEADHGE from the coding sequence ATGCAAGCCAACACCTTCACCGTGGACTCTGCCGCACCGCCTGCTCTACAGGTTCTGCCGCAGGGGTGCACCAACTTCAAACTGCGCCAGCTGATGCGTCGCGTGGCCCACCATTACGACGTCGAGATGGCGCAGAGCGGGCTCAAGACGACACAGTATTCCTTGCTGTCGCATGTGCTCAAACTCGGGCCCATCCGGCCGGGAGACTTGGCCGTGGTCATGAAGATGGATGCCTCCACACTGACGCGCAACCTGCGTCCCCTGATCGATGCGGGCTGGGTGACGCTGGAAGCGGGCGCCGATGCCCGCAGCCGCCTGGTGCACATCACCGACACCGGTCGCGACAAGCGCGCCGAAGCCAAGCGCCACTGGAAGGCGGCCCAACTGGCACTGAACGAAACATTGGGCGCAGACCGTGTGATGGCGCTGCACGCGCTGGTGGACGACTCGCTGGCCTTGCTGGCCGCACTGCCCGCGCAGGAGGCGGACCATGGCGAATAA
- a CDS encoding xanthine dehydrogenase family protein molybdopterin-binding subunit — translation MHFDSNALQGQAHRLMPKHLQALMDKAQEATNSGAPDGLNGVARRTFLKVSAASGFALGAFPLVASAQGTGAASTPAGLKPFEQPSAFVRIDADGTVTVTINRLDFGQGVQTGLPMILAEELDADWSRVRSVHGDANQAYADPMMGMHLTGGSNSIKNSYTQYRELGARTRAMLVSAAAAQWGVDASALRTSSGFVVGPGGKKLGYGALAEAAMKQPVPEKVTLKDPKQFRLIGKPTGRLDAKAKSSGQQDYGIDVRLPGMLTAVVARPPVFGAKLKSLDDSAAKAFKGVKAVLRVPTDRGGEGVAIVADGYWPAKQGRDALKVEWDTSAVGKPDTTALLAQYRELATKPGNVAMQADMAPLATAPKKISAEFVFPYLAHAPMEPLNCTVKLDGDKAELWMGTQMPGLDAMAAAKTLGLQPQNIKVHTQMAGGGFGRRAIPTSDYVVEACGVAKAARTAGITAPVRTLWSREDDVKGGYYRPMHVHRAEIGFDAQGKILAWDHTIVGQSITKGSPFESFMVKNGIDATAVEGMKEPYDVPMKLSVHHPDVNVPVLWWRSVGSTHTAYAMETLIDEVARATQQDPVAYRMALMGDKHPRHKAALQLAVAQSGYGKKKLAVGRAWGVAVHESFESVVAYVVEASVKDGTPKLHSITAGVHCNLVVNPKSVEAQVQGAALMGLGMCLTGGAITLKDGVVEQSNFGDYAVPRITDMPQVTVHIVPSADPPKGMGEPGLPPLAPAFANAIAKITGKTPRELPFKLA, via the coding sequence ATGCACTTCGACTCCAATGCCCTGCAGGGCCAGGCACATCGTTTAATGCCAAAACACCTTCAAGCGCTTATGGATAAAGCGCAAGAAGCTACTAATTCAGGAGCGCCTGACGGGCTAAATGGCGTGGCGCGCCGCACCTTCCTCAAGGTGTCGGCCGCTTCGGGTTTTGCGCTGGGCGCGTTCCCGCTGGTCGCCAGCGCGCAGGGCACCGGTGCCGCCAGCACACCCGCCGGCCTCAAGCCCTTCGAGCAACCCTCGGCCTTTGTGCGCATCGACGCCGATGGCACGGTCACCGTCACCATCAACCGGCTGGATTTTGGCCAGGGCGTGCAAACCGGCCTGCCCATGATCCTGGCCGAAGAGCTGGATGCCGACTGGAGCCGTGTGCGCAGCGTGCACGGCGATGCCAACCAGGCCTATGCCGACCCGATGATGGGCATGCACCTCACGGGTGGCTCCAACTCCATCAAGAACTCGTACACCCAGTACCGCGAACTGGGCGCCCGCACCCGCGCCATGCTGGTGTCTGCCGCTGCGGCACAGTGGGGCGTGGATGCCTCGGCACTGCGCACCAGCAGCGGCTTCGTTGTCGGCCCCGGCGGCAAAAAACTGGGCTACGGCGCGCTGGCCGAAGCGGCCATGAAACAGCCCGTGCCCGAAAAAGTCACCCTGAAAGACCCCAAGCAGTTCCGCCTGATCGGCAAGCCCACCGGGCGGCTGGATGCCAAGGCCAAGTCGAGCGGCCAGCAGGATTACGGCATTGACGTGCGCCTGCCCGGCATGTTGACCGCTGTGGTCGCACGCCCGCCGGTGTTTGGCGCCAAGCTCAAATCGCTGGACGACAGTGCCGCCAAGGCCTTCAAGGGGGTGAAGGCTGTGCTGCGCGTGCCCACCGACCGGGGCGGCGAGGGCGTGGCCATCGTGGCCGACGGCTACTGGCCCGCCAAGCAGGGGCGCGATGCGCTGAAGGTGGAATGGGACACCAGCGCGGTGGGCAAGCCTGACACCACGGCACTGCTGGCGCAGTACCGCGAGCTGGCCACCAAGCCCGGCAACGTGGCCATGCAGGCCGACATGGCGCCGCTGGCCACCGCACCCAAGAAGATCAGCGCTGAATTTGTGTTCCCTTACCTGGCACACGCTCCCATGGAGCCGCTGAACTGCACCGTCAAACTCGACGGCGACAAGGCCGAACTCTGGATGGGCACCCAAATGCCCGGTCTGGACGCCATGGCTGCCGCCAAAACACTGGGCCTGCAGCCGCAGAACATCAAGGTGCACACCCAGATGGCTGGTGGCGGCTTTGGCCGCCGCGCCATTCCCACTAGCGACTACGTGGTGGAAGCCTGTGGCGTCGCCAAGGCGGCACGCACGGCGGGCATTACCGCGCCCGTGCGCACGCTGTGGAGCCGCGAGGACGACGTCAAGGGCGGCTACTACCGCCCCATGCATGTGCACCGCGCAGAAATCGGCTTTGACGCGCAGGGCAAGATCCTGGCGTGGGACCACACCATCGTCGGCCAGTCCATCACCAAGGGCTCACCGTTCGAGTCCTTCATGGTCAAGAACGGTATCGATGCCACGGCTGTGGAGGGCATGAAGGAGCCGTATGACGTGCCCATGAAGCTGTCGGTGCACCACCCGGATGTGAACGTACCGGTGCTGTGGTGGCGCAGTGTGGGTTCTACCCACACCGCCTACGCCATGGAAACGCTGATCGACGAAGTAGCCCGCGCCACCCAGCAAGACCCTGTGGCCTACCGCATGGCCCTGATGGGCGACAAGCACCCGCGCCACAAGGCCGCGCTGCAGCTGGCCGTGGCCCAGTCGGGCTATGGCAAGAAGAAACTGGCAGTCGGCCGTGCCTGGGGCGTGGCGGTGCACGAGTCGTTTGAGTCGGTGGTGGCGTATGTGGTCGAGGCCTCCGTGAAGGATGGCACACCCAAGCTGCACAGCATCACGGCCGGTGTGCACTGCAACCTGGTGGTCAACCCCAAAAGCGTGGAGGCGCAGGTGCAGGGCGCTGCGCTGATGGGCCTGGGCATGTGCCTGACCGGTGGCGCCATCACGCTGAAGGATGGGGTTGTAGAGCAAAGCAACTTTGGCGACTACGCCGTGCCGCGCATCACCGACATGCCGCAAGTGACTGTGCACATCGTGCCCAGCGCCGACCCACCGAAGGGCATGGGCGAGCCCGGCCTGCCACCGCTGGCACCGGCGTTTGCCAACGCCATTGCGAAGATCACGGGCAAAACGCCGCGTGAGCTGCCGTTCAAACTGGCGTGA
- a CDS encoding superoxide dismutase family protein, whose amino-acid sequence MKARFTLSILSSLAALALAGCASSYISNRASAKLEPTRGNTTSGSVTFVQTGDGVRISGEIRGLKPDSEHGFHVHEKGDCSSGDGMSAGGHFNPTGKAHGHHGAGDHHTGDLPSLKADKYGVAAFSFVSHSVSVAGPTTDIIGKGLIVHRDPDDYKTQPTGNAGPRLACAVITASK is encoded by the coding sequence ATGAAGGCTCGTTTCACCCTGTCGATTCTGTCGTCGCTTGCTGCATTGGCGCTGGCAGGCTGCGCGTCGTCCTACATCAGCAACCGCGCCAGTGCCAAACTGGAACCCACGCGTGGCAACACCACGAGTGGCAGCGTGACCTTTGTCCAGACCGGCGATGGCGTGCGCATTTCTGGAGAAATCCGGGGCCTCAAGCCCGATTCAGAGCACGGTTTTCATGTGCATGAAAAGGGCGATTGCTCCAGCGGCGACGGCATGAGCGCCGGTGGGCATTTCAACCCCACAGGCAAGGCGCATGGCCACCACGGCGCAGGAGACCACCACACCGGTGATTTGCCTAGCCTCAAGGCCGACAAGTACGGCGTGGCCGCGTTCAGCTTTGTGTCGCACAGCGTGAGTGTGGCGGGCCCCACCACCGACATCATTGGCAAAGGCCTGATCGTCCACCGAGACCCCGACGACTACAAGACGCAGCCCACAGGCAACGCCGGCCCCCGCCTGGCCTGCGCTGTCATCACCGCAAGCAAGTAG
- a CDS encoding MFS transporter has translation MANNSPAKTTTPAAVPLALWLVLLAAAGAFALTMGTRQTMGLFLSSLNTSTGLGIGSISLAFAFGQLWWGLTQPFAGAVADRIGTGRVILLGVALVALGTFITPYMTTTAGLIFAIGVLAAGGAGMAGPSVLMAATARLVPAHKRGLASGIVNAGGSFGQFIMAPIAIGLTAAVGWASAMQWLGVLVLLALPAVWVLKGNSNALAAQAAAASGQKALTAREAIAQALATPSYRYLAAGFLVCGFHVAFLATHLPGVIAACGLAPEVGGWALAMIGLFNIVGSLAMGWAVGRWRMKSLLSLLYATRGLAVLIFLFAPKTPAVVLIFAAVMGVTFLSTVPPTVGLVAKMFGTANMAMLFGIVMLAHQVGGFFGAYLGGTVFQATGSYDWVWYIDIVLAVGAALVNLPIREARLARPAAA, from the coding sequence ATGGCGAATAACAGCCCCGCAAAAACGACGACCCCGGCCGCCGTGCCGCTGGCCCTGTGGCTGGTGCTGCTGGCCGCCGCCGGGGCCTTCGCGCTCACCATGGGCACACGCCAGACCATGGGCTTGTTCCTCTCGTCCCTCAATACATCCACGGGCTTGGGCATTGGCAGCATCAGCCTGGCGTTTGCGTTTGGCCAGCTTTGGTGGGGCCTGACACAACCTTTTGCCGGAGCCGTGGCCGACCGCATTGGAACGGGACGGGTGATTTTGCTGGGCGTGGCGCTGGTAGCGCTGGGCACCTTCATCACGCCCTACATGACCACCACGGCCGGGTTGATTTTCGCGATTGGCGTGCTGGCCGCAGGCGGCGCGGGCATGGCGGGGCCATCGGTGCTGATGGCCGCCACGGCACGGCTGGTGCCCGCGCACAAACGCGGGCTGGCCAGCGGCATCGTCAATGCAGGCGGCTCTTTTGGCCAGTTCATCATGGCGCCTATCGCCATTGGCCTGACGGCGGCTGTGGGCTGGGCCAGCGCCATGCAGTGGCTGGGTGTGCTGGTGCTGCTGGCGCTGCCAGCGGTGTGGGTGCTCAAGGGCAACTCCAACGCGCTGGCGGCGCAAGCCGCTGCCGCGTCAGGGCAAAAGGCGCTGACTGCGCGCGAGGCGATTGCCCAGGCGCTGGCCACCCCGAGCTACCGGTATCTGGCGGCGGGCTTTTTGGTGTGCGGCTTTCATGTGGCGTTTTTGGCCACGCACCTGCCGGGCGTGATCGCCGCCTGCGGTCTGGCGCCCGAGGTGGGCGGCTGGGCCTTGGCCATGATTGGCCTGTTCAACATCGTGGGCAGCCTCGCCATGGGCTGGGCCGTGGGGCGCTGGCGCATGAAGTCGCTGCTGTCGCTGCTGTACGCCACGCGCGGTTTGGCGGTGCTGATCTTTTTGTTTGCACCCAAGACGCCCGCCGTGGTGCTGATTTTTGCAGCGGTGATGGGCGTCACGTTCCTTTCTACCGTGCCGCCCACGGTCGGCCTGGTCGCCAAGATGTTTGGCACCGCCAACATGGCCATGCTGTTTGGCATCGTGATGCTGGCGCACCAGGTGGGTGGGTTCTTTGGCGCCTACCTGGGCGGCACGGTGTTCCAGGCCACGGGCAGCTATGACTGGGTTTGGTACATCGACATCGTGCTGGCCGTGGGCGCGGCACTGGTCAATCTGCCGATCCGTGAAGCCCGCTTAGCCCGCCCGGCTGCGGCTTGA
- the gloA gene encoding lactoylglutathione lyase: MKFLHTMLRVGNLQRSIDFYTQVLGMQLLRQSENPEYKYSLAFLGFDGGNPGQAEIELTYNWGTESYDMGTAYGHIALGVPDAYAACEKIKTSGGNVTREAGPVKGGTTVIAFVTDPDGYKIELIQRAEGTGGAGLR, from the coding sequence ATGAAATTCCTCCACACGATGCTGCGCGTTGGCAACCTTCAACGCTCGATTGACTTCTATACCCAGGTGCTGGGCATGCAACTGCTGCGCCAGTCTGAGAACCCCGAGTACAAATATTCGCTGGCCTTTTTGGGCTTTGACGGTGGCAACCCGGGCCAGGCCGAGATCGAGCTGACCTACAACTGGGGTACCGAAAGCTACGACATGGGCACGGCCTATGGGCACATCGCCTTGGGTGTGCCCGATGCGTATGCCGCGTGCGAGAAGATCAAGACCTCGGGTGGCAACGTGACGCGCGAAGCGGGCCCCGTGAAAGGCGGCACCACAGTGATCGCGTTTGTGACCGATCCGGATGGGTACAAGATCGAGTTGATCCAACGCGCCGAGGGCACGGGTGGCGCGGGTCTGCGGTAA